The Fibrobacter sp. UWEL genome includes a region encoding these proteins:
- a CDS encoding carbohydrate binding domain-containing protein, with product MKFLSLFLVAATATFAQWGGGGGKSLSDYKKVSVSGRDVYVYAPSGLADNSPLLLSLHGMDQDPNYQQQNTHWEAVADTAGFVVAYPKGGTGMSTWDIQGDTDTKWVSSIIDQLAKDYKINTNRVYLSGFSMGGMFTYHSMSKIADKIAAFAPCSGPNVYGASKAMRPVPIFHIHGTNDDVLQYSMVEDFLKNYRDQFNCPATAEVISNYPNSENQGTMYTWGPCDEGVYVKHLKLQGRGHSPSKADVSDIWNFVKEYSLDGSSPAAAIVVPTNRDTVFNGTFSDSLKLAGWSLTVHSGEGTFKHSDGKAEINVTKASTNAYDVQVIQNGMHYEKGQSYKLTFDASASAARTLEVNLEKDSSPFTSYLGEAKTFDLTTAAKIYEIKFTMTEDTDENGRISFNAGLATGSVYIDNVKIEKISAADVNGPGTDGIIVNQLLLNGERTYSVYNLKGAFVCKFSTRLDNIQTMLNAKNLTKGLYIVKSGDLNRIFSVK from the coding sequence ATGAAATTTCTTTCCTTATTCTTAGTCGCAGCAACCGCTACTTTCGCACAATGGGGTGGTGGCGGCGGAAAATCTTTAAGCGACTACAAGAAGGTTTCTGTTTCGGGCCGCGATGTCTATGTGTACGCACCGTCTGGCCTTGCTGACAACAGCCCGTTGCTTCTTTCCTTGCATGGCATGGACCAGGATCCTAATTATCAGCAGCAGAATACCCACTGGGAAGCGGTTGCTGACACTGCAGGCTTTGTGGTGGCTTACCCTAAGGGCGGTACCGGCATGAGCACCTGGGACATTCAGGGCGATACGGATACTAAGTGGGTTTCTTCTATTATTGACCAACTTGCCAAGGATTACAAGATTAACACCAATCGTGTCTATCTTTCAGGCTTCTCCATGGGCGGTATGTTCACGTACCATTCCATGAGCAAGATTGCTGATAAGATTGCGGCCTTTGCTCCCTGCTCTGGACCCAACGTGTATGGTGCATCCAAGGCTATGCGCCCCGTACCTATTTTCCATATTCACGGAACCAACGACGATGTGCTGCAATACAGCATGGTCGAGGATTTCCTGAAGAACTATCGCGATCAGTTTAACTGCCCGGCAACGGCTGAAGTCATTAGCAATTATCCCAACAGCGAAAACCAGGGTACCATGTATACTTGGGGCCCCTGCGATGAAGGTGTATATGTGAAGCACCTGAAGCTCCAGGGCCGCGGTCATAGCCCCTCCAAGGCTGATGTTTCCGACATCTGGAACTTTGTGAAGGAATATTCCCTGGACGGTAGTTCTCCTGCCGCAGCGATTGTGGTTCCCACCAACCGTGATACCGTTTTCAATGGCACATTCTCTGACTCCCTGAAGTTGGCTGGCTGGAGCCTGACTGTTCACAGCGGCGAAGGTACCTTCAAGCATTCTGACGGAAAGGCCGAAATCAATGTGACAAAAGCCAGCACCAACGCCTATGACGTTCAGGTGATCCAGAATGGTATGCATTACGAAAAGGGCCAGAGCTACAAGCTGACTTTTGACGCTTCCGCTTCTGCAGCTAGAACCCTTGAAGTGAATCTGGAAAAGGATTCTAGCCCCTTTACTAGCTACCTGGGCGAAGCAAAGACCTTCGACTTGACTACCGCAGCCAAGATTTACGAAATCAAGTTCACCATGACCGAAGATACCGACGAAAACGGTCGCATTTCCTTTAACGCAGGGCTTGCTACCGGTTCCGTGTACATCGACAACGTGAAGATTGAAAAGATTAGCGCCGCCGATGTTAATGGTCCTGGCACGGATGGGATTATAGTAAATCAACTCCTGCTGAACGGCGAAAGAACTTACAGTGTTTACAACCTGAAGGGCGCCTTTGTTTGCAAGTTTAGCACTCGTCTTGACAACATCCAGACGATGCTGAACGCAAAGAACCTCACCAAGGGATTGTATATCGTAAAAAGTGGGGATTTGAACAGAATTTTCTCTGTGAAGTAG
- the serS gene encoding serine--tRNA ligase: MLDIKKIRENPEYYIAETEKKYTTVSLRDVLAIDEERRPLLTEVERLKSERNAQSKLIGELKKKGENADAAQAATRELGNKIDEMDKKLKDLEYKQTEMLMHVPNIAPRSIEGKDSDDNKVEKDGPIPFDYYTKNDDFARVDHKTLGERLGIFDFERGAKISGSGFPVYRGLGSRLERALIQFFLDEHQKAGFEEFTPPYLVTRNTMRGTGQLPKFEEDMYRCDKDDDLFLIPTAEVPLTNLYSGEVIPESELPKRICAYSACFRREAGSYGKDTRGLLRLHQFNKVEMVYFAHPEHSYEDHEELTRFAEMLLEKLGLPYHRLALCKGDLGFGAAKCYDLEVYAPVEKKWLEVSSCSNFEDYQARRANIKTKINGKNTFIHTLNGSGLATPRVMVGICDNYQQKDGSLLIPEVLRPYMGGMEKIEPKK, translated from the coding sequence ATGCTTGACATTAAGAAGATCCGCGAAAATCCGGAATATTATATTGCTGAAACTGAAAAGAAGTATACTACCGTGAGCCTGCGCGATGTTCTCGCCATCGACGAAGAACGCCGCCCCCTCCTCACCGAAGTGGAACGCCTCAAGAGCGAACGCAACGCTCAGTCCAAGCTCATCGGTGAACTGAAGAAGAAGGGCGAAAACGCCGACGCCGCTCAGGCTGCTACCCGCGAACTGGGCAACAAGATTGACGAAATGGACAAGAAGCTGAAGGATCTGGAATACAAGCAGACCGAAATGCTCATGCACGTCCCCAACATCGCTCCCCGCTCCATCGAAGGTAAGGATTCCGACGACAACAAGGTTGAAAAAGACGGTCCGATTCCCTTTGACTACTACACCAAGAACGATGACTTCGCACGCGTGGACCACAAGACCTTGGGCGAACGCCTTGGCATTTTCGACTTCGAACGCGGCGCAAAGATTTCTGGTTCCGGTTTCCCCGTTTACCGCGGTCTGGGCTCTCGCCTGGAACGCGCTTTGATCCAGTTCTTCCTGGACGAACACCAGAAGGCCGGCTTCGAAGAATTCACTCCTCCGTACCTGGTAACCCGTAACACCATGCGTGGTACTGGTCAGCTCCCCAAGTTCGAAGAAGACATGTACCGCTGCGACAAGGATGACGACCTGTTCCTCATCCCCACTGCAGAAGTTCCTCTGACCAACCTCTACTCTGGCGAAGTCATTCCGGAATCCGAACTCCCCAAGCGTATTTGCGCATACTCCGCTTGCTTCCGTCGTGAAGCTGGTTCCTACGGTAAGGACACCCGCGGTCTCCTGCGCCTCCACCAGTTCAACAAGGTTGAAATGGTGTACTTCGCTCATCCGGAACACTCCTACGAAGATCACGAAGAACTGACCCGCTTTGCCGAAATGCTCCTTGAAAAGCTGGGCCTCCCCTACCACCGTCTGGCTCTCTGCAAGGGCGACCTCGGTTTCGGTGCTGCAAAGTGCTACGACCTTGAAGTCTACGCTCCGGTCGAAAAGAAGTGGTTGGAAGTTTCTTCCTGCTCTAACTTCGAAGACTACCAGGCACGTCGCGCAAACATCAAGACCAAGATCAACGGCAAGAACACCTTCATCCACACCTTGAACGGTTCTGGCCTTGCTACTCCTCGCGTCATGGTCGGCATCTGCGACAACTACCAGCAGAAGGACGGCTCTCTGTTGATTCCTGAAGTGCTGCGTCCGTACATGGGCGGCATGGAAAAGATTGAACCGAAGAAGTAA
- a CDS encoding LptE family protein produces the protein MNYNFKMKVVPALFCILALFVLAGCYSFTASTLPSHIKTVNIHDVDDKTMDAVLANDIRTAVLDMFKKNAGGVRVVNGEAHSDFEITLLSYTNKPMDYNSNSDVETYRVTIRVGVKFYDNVKERIIYENKSLSAEGTYDIQANETEDRHGQKRAIEKLQDLIITNALAKW, from the coding sequence ATGAATTACAACTTTAAAATGAAAGTAGTTCCCGCCCTTTTTTGCATTCTAGCCCTGTTTGTTTTGGCTGGATGTTACAGCTTTACCGCTAGTACACTACCCAGCCATATCAAGACGGTAAACATCCACGATGTGGATGATAAGACCATGGATGCAGTCCTTGCCAATGATATCCGTACGGCTGTTCTTGATATGTTCAAGAAGAACGCTGGCGGTGTTCGTGTGGTTAATGGCGAAGCTCATTCTGATTTTGAAATCACGTTGCTGTCCTATACCAATAAGCCTATGGATTATAACAGCAATAGCGATGTGGAAACTTACCGCGTTACCATTCGTGTGGGCGTCAAGTTCTACGATAACGTGAAGGAACGTATCATTTATGAAAATAAGTCCCTTTCCGCAGAAGGAACTTATGATATTCAGGCTAACGAAACCGAAGACCGTCACGGCCAAAAACGCGCCATCGAAAAACTCCAGGACCTCATTATCACTAACGCTTTGGCAAAGTGGTAG
- a CDS encoding adenine phosphoribosyltransferase — MTKKIEDYIISIPDFPKPGIVFRDVTGILDDAQGLRLTLKALTRSLKGVDFDVVAGLEARGFLFGVSLAALKTKAFVPVRKKGKLPRETVGVDYNLEYGSASIEIHKDSIKPGQKVVIVDDLLATGGTAAAAAKLIESLGGTVEKFLFVIELDDLGGREKLKGYKIESLTHFPGH; from the coding sequence ATGACAAAGAAGATTGAAGATTATATCATCAGCATTCCGGATTTTCCAAAGCCGGGTATCGTATTTCGTGACGTCACAGGAATTCTGGATGATGCACAAGGTCTGAGATTGACACTCAAGGCACTGACCCGCTCCCTGAAGGGGGTTGATTTTGACGTGGTTGCAGGATTGGAGGCCAGAGGATTCCTATTTGGAGTTTCGTTAGCAGCCCTAAAGACCAAGGCATTCGTCCCTGTCCGCAAGAAGGGCAAGCTCCCCCGCGAAACCGTTGGCGTGGATTATAATCTTGAGTATGGTTCAGCCTCTATAGAAATCCATAAGGATTCCATCAAGCCGGGTCAAAAAGTTGTTATTGTAGACGACCTGCTAGCTACGGGTGGAACCGCCGCAGCGGCCGCCAAGCTCATAGAATCCTTGGGCGGAACCGTAGAAAAGTTCCTGTTCGTTATTGAACTTGACGACCTTGGAGGACGCGAAAAGCTGAAGGGCTACAAGATCGAAAGCCTCACCCACTTCCCGGGACATTAA
- a CDS encoding NCS2 family permease — protein sequence MNNLVEKLFKLTDNKTNVRTEMLAGLTTFMTMAYILAVNPGILSASGMPKGGIFLATALAAALGSLLMAFFSNYPFVLAPGLGLNAFFSYTVVLTMGYSWQFALLAVFVEGLIFLILSLTPVRRAIFNSIPISLKTAVAVGIGLFITFIALQGAKVIVNNDATLVGMVSFHNSDFHTTGIWALLALIGTVLTAVMVVKKVKAAILLGIFATWFLGIISELVGIYTPNPAAGFFSIVPRFGNYFSDLGNTFSEFGITFGALFNSGSWTHTQGGAVVGQGWSLVTSLDFFVVMFAFFFVDLFDTLGTLIGVSMKGGFLKDGKLSRINGALCADSIATSAGAILGTSTTTTYVESASGVAAGGRTGLTSVGAAGLFLASILLAPIFLAVPSFATAPALMIVGFYMVSSVVKINFSSYGEAIPAFICIAGMPLTYSISDGIMLGVVSYTVINLLTGKRKRVNYVMGILSILFVLKYALM from the coding sequence ATGAACAACCTCGTCGAAAAGCTTTTTAAGCTGACAGACAACAAGACCAACGTCCGTACGGAAATGCTGGCCGGTCTTACAACCTTCATGACCATGGCCTACATTCTGGCTGTGAACCCAGGAATTCTTTCCGCTTCCGGCATGCCTAAGGGAGGCATCTTCCTGGCAACAGCGTTGGCTGCAGCCCTGGGTTCTCTTCTCATGGCATTTTTCAGTAACTATCCCTTCGTGCTGGCTCCGGGTCTGGGCCTGAACGCCTTCTTTAGCTATACCGTGGTGCTCACCATGGGATATAGCTGGCAGTTCGCCTTGCTGGCTGTATTTGTGGAAGGTTTGATTTTCTTGATTCTGTCCCTGACTCCTGTTCGTCGCGCAATCTTCAATAGCATTCCCATCTCGCTGAAGACTGCTGTTGCGGTAGGTATCGGCTTGTTCATTACGTTTATCGCCTTACAGGGCGCCAAGGTGATTGTCAATAATGACGCGACTTTGGTGGGCATGGTAAGCTTCCATAATAGCGATTTCCATACTACAGGTATCTGGGCATTGCTGGCACTGATTGGCACCGTCCTGACCGCCGTTATGGTGGTGAAGAAGGTGAAGGCAGCCATCCTGCTGGGCATTTTCGCCACATGGTTCCTGGGTATTATTTCTGAACTGGTGGGCATTTACACACCCAATCCCGCTGCAGGATTCTTCTCCATCGTTCCCCGTTTTGGAAACTACTTTAGCGATCTGGGCAATACCTTCAGCGAATTTGGCATTACCTTCGGTGCACTTTTCAATTCCGGTTCCTGGACTCACACCCAGGGCGGTGCGGTCGTTGGACAGGGATGGTCTCTGGTGACTTCTCTGGATTTCTTCGTAGTGATGTTTGCATTCTTCTTCGTGGATTTGTTTGACACCCTGGGCACCCTCATTGGCGTTTCCATGAAGGGCGGATTCCTGAAGGATGGCAAGCTTTCCCGCATTAACGGAGCTTTGTGCGCAGACTCTATCGCCACTTCTGCTGGCGCAATTCTCGGCACATCCACCACCACCACTTACGTGGAAAGCGCTTCCGGCGTTGCTGCAGGCGGACGTACCGGTCTTACTTCTGTTGGCGCTGCGGGCTTGTTCCTGGCATCCATTCTGCTGGCTCCCATTTTCCTTGCAGTTCCTAGTTTTGCCACAGCTCCGGCATTGATGATTGTGGGCTTCTACATGGTAAGCTCTGTGGTGAAGATTAACTTCAGCAGTTACGGTGAAGCCATCCCCGCATTCATCTGCATTGCAGGCATGCCCCTCACCTACTCCATTTCCGACGGCATTATGCTGGGTGTGGTAAGCTACACGGTGATTAATCTGCTGACCGGCAAGCGCAAGCGTGTAAACTACGTCATGGGAATTCTCAGCATTCTATTCGTGCTGAAATACGCTTTGATGTAA
- a CDS encoding GGDEF domain-containing protein, which translates to MIKNIKDIQKLSFATNTVILSLVVLMMLVYSLIGAMFLVYYSIFVCVVYLAHYLLIKKYQFIKATWSIYAMMTIYMAVCTIYLGYDYGFQLYSLSTIPLIYYIKYMQTKYGGEDPKPNLCSAIIVIVCLLSSLYSVKNGPIYRVEGIPTLVFLGINLTSVCCFLIGFAKLTTGIIIESEKKLQFQANYDALTKLSNRFNMRTILQKSIEEKDSSSQLWIAMLDIDNFKKINDKYGHAAGDRVLVTLAEIMKKICKDCAISRWGGEEFLICGKNDPKNILESLVKEVERTPVKEDCGDIHFTISVGASNYAPGDRYDTWIIRADKLLYKAKENGKNQVMS; encoded by the coding sequence ATGATCAAGAACATAAAAGACATTCAGAAGTTGAGCTTTGCCACAAACACGGTCATCTTGTCGCTTGTGGTATTGATGATGCTAGTCTACTCCTTAATCGGAGCTATGTTCCTAGTATATTATTCAATCTTTGTGTGCGTAGTCTATCTAGCGCATTACCTATTGATCAAAAAATATCAATTCATTAAGGCAACCTGGTCTATATATGCCATGATGACCATCTATATGGCAGTCTGCACTATATACCTTGGTTACGACTACGGATTTCAGCTGTATTCTCTTTCCACCATTCCGTTGATATACTACATCAAGTATATGCAAACAAAATATGGTGGAGAAGACCCTAAACCAAACCTCTGTTCCGCCATCATCGTTATCGTCTGCCTACTATCCTCCCTATATTCAGTAAAAAACGGTCCAATCTATAGGGTGGAAGGAATACCCACTCTTGTATTCCTAGGAATCAATCTAACCAGCGTCTGCTGTTTTTTAATCGGGTTTGCAAAACTGACCACAGGAATTATCATTGAGTCCGAAAAGAAACTTCAATTTCAAGCAAACTATGACGCATTGACGAAGTTGTCAAATCGTTTCAACATGAGAACAATCCTTCAAAAAAGCATTGAAGAAAAAGATTCTTCGTCACAGCTCTGGATCGCCATGCTAGACATTGATAACTTCAAGAAAATCAATGACAAATATGGTCATGCCGCAGGAGACCGAGTTCTAGTAACGCTGGCAGAAATCATGAAAAAGATTTGCAAGGACTGTGCAATCAGCCGCTGGGGCGGTGAAGAATTCCTTATCTGCGGAAAGAACGATCCCAAGAATATCTTGGAAAGTTTGGTAAAAGAGGTCGAAAGAACTCCCGTTAAAGAAGACTGTGGAGATATTCATTTTACAATATCGGTAGGAGCATCGAACTACGCTCCTGGCGATAGGTATGATACTTGGATTATTAGAGCGGACAAGCTGTTATACAAAGCCAAGGAAAACGGCAAGAACCAAGTGATGAGCTAA
- a CDS encoding TIGR01212 family radical SAM protein (This family includes YhcC from E. coli K-12, an uncharacterized radical SAM protein.), producing MKYKPYRDLLLEIFPNYLKVRKLPLNGGMSCPNLDGTKGFSGCSYCNNRSFSPVFDQAKVSIQEQLEKFVPKLRGKYPNAGILAYLQPYTNTHAPLEHLKGIIDPIIKHPEVAGLAIGTRPDCLQQEKVDYLAALNKKKPIIVEIGLQTANDLTLAGINRRHTLKEFEDAVARCQAAGLWVTTHVIVGLPGETMDDFKHTAQVVRDMHLAAVKIHPLHIVVGTAMAEDFGNGEIKLLTFDEYCDAVAEMIRIIGMDVAIERFSGESPSELLIAPDWCGERDKIIATVEKKL from the coding sequence ATGAAGTACAAACCTTATCGAGACTTGCTTCTTGAGATTTTCCCAAACTATCTCAAGGTCCGAAAGCTTCCCCTGAATGGCGGTATGAGTTGCCCTAATCTGGATGGAACCAAAGGATTTTCTGGATGCAGCTACTGCAACAACCGCAGTTTCAGCCCCGTATTCGATCAGGCGAAAGTGAGTATTCAGGAACAGCTAGAAAAGTTCGTTCCCAAGCTTCGAGGAAAATATCCTAACGCAGGTATTCTCGCCTATTTACAGCCCTATACCAATACCCACGCCCCGCTGGAACACCTGAAGGGAATCATCGACCCGATTATTAAACATCCGGAAGTAGCGGGGCTTGCCATCGGCACTCGCCCGGACTGTTTGCAACAGGAAAAGGTGGACTACTTAGCGGCTCTGAACAAGAAGAAGCCTATTATCGTAGAAATCGGCCTGCAGACCGCCAATGACTTGACTTTGGCAGGTATTAACCGCAGGCACACCCTCAAGGAATTTGAGGATGCCGTGGCCCGTTGCCAGGCAGCAGGGCTGTGGGTGACCACCCACGTAATCGTGGGCCTCCCCGGCGAGACCATGGATGATTTCAAGCATACCGCACAGGTTGTCCGCGACATGCACCTGGCCGCCGTCAAGATCCATCCCCTGCACATTGTGGTGGGAACCGCCATGGCAGAAGATTTCGGCAACGGAGAAATCAAGCTCCTGACATTTGATGAATACTGCGATGCGGTCGCCGAAATGATCAGAATCATCGGGATGGACGTGGCTATTGAACGCTTCAGCGGGGAATCTCCTAGCGAGCTGCTGATTGCACCCGACTGGTGCGGCGAACGAGACAAGATTATTGCAACCGTCGAGAAAAAACTATGA
- a CDS encoding 8-oxo-dGTP diphosphatase, translating into MINTTLCYIEQDDKYLLLHRVKKKNDINKDKWIGIGGKFEEWESPENCIKREALEETGLTLIKPKYRGIVTFISDGMDQTEFMHLFTATQWTGDLKECDEGNLEWVPKADVAKLPHWDGDLIFLALLERGEPFFSLKLTYKGSTLTEALLNEEEVFVKDFI; encoded by the coding sequence ATGATCAACACCACCCTCTGCTATATTGAACAGGACGACAAGTACCTGCTGCTTCACCGCGTAAAGAAGAAGAACGATATCAATAAGGACAAATGGATTGGTATCGGCGGCAAGTTCGAGGAATGGGAATCACCCGAAAACTGTATTAAGCGAGAGGCCTTGGAAGAGACCGGCTTAACGCTGATCAAGCCCAAGTATCGCGGCATCGTGACCTTCATTAGCGATGGCATGGACCAGACAGAATTCATGCACCTGTTTACCGCCACACAGTGGACGGGAGACCTGAAAGAATGCGACGAAGGCAATTTGGAATGGGTCCCGAAGGCAGACGTGGCGAAACTTCCCCACTGGGATGGGGACCTGATTTTCTTAGCCTTGCTGGAACGAGGCGAACCCTTCTTTAGCCTGAAATTGACTTATAAGGGAAGTACGCTGACAGAGGCTCTGCTCAATGAAGAAGAAGTTTTTGTTAAGGACTTTATTTAA
- a CDS encoding GDSL-type esterase/lipase family protein — protein MGFKILATAAMISALFAVNASAQTRIACVGNSITYGYGLNGATTYPQHLQYVLGGTYQVENYGNSGKMFHKASQESYWTQPEFKKAYAFEPNIVIIELGTNDSKYFFSGSEGNYNYYFYEYKQDSQGKNYTRESLIAEMKKDYEALIDTFLHNNHTPEIYVTLQPYANNLGWFITDSAIVNVINPMIKEVAEKKRVNVIDLHSLLNKREWLQADSVHPNEEGAKAMAEIIGESIMNGPIMTGPLESSSSVITESSSSNTALASSSSDGKDGLTTVLRTNSQITVQGKSIQLNHISGTVEVFDLNGNLVKRSVSNGFLELQMKLPGVYIVKTNLTTQKVILK, from the coding sequence ATGGGTTTTAAAATTCTTGCAACAGCCGCAATGATTTCCGCTTTATTTGCAGTAAATGCTTCTGCACAAACGAGAATTGCCTGTGTAGGCAACAGCATTACCTACGGCTACGGGCTGAACGGCGCAACCACCTATCCCCAGCATTTACAATACGTTCTGGGAGGAACTTACCAAGTTGAAAACTATGGAAACTCCGGCAAGATGTTCCACAAGGCCTCCCAGGAGTCTTACTGGACACAGCCCGAATTCAAAAAGGCATACGCTTTTGAACCCAACATCGTAATCATTGAACTGGGTACAAATGACAGCAAGTATTTCTTCAGCGGAAGCGAAGGGAACTACAACTATTACTTCTACGAATACAAGCAGGATAGCCAGGGCAAGAATTATACTCGCGAAAGTCTGATTGCCGAGATGAAAAAGGACTACGAAGCCCTTATTGACACCTTCCTCCACAACAATCATACGCCCGAGATTTACGTAACACTGCAGCCCTACGCCAACAACCTCGGATGGTTCATCACCGACTCTGCGATCGTGAACGTAATCAACCCCATGATTAAGGAAGTGGCAGAGAAGAAGCGCGTCAATGTAATCGACCTTCATTCTCTACTTAACAAGCGTGAATGGCTGCAGGCCGACAGCGTCCATCCCAATGAAGAAGGCGCAAAGGCCATGGCCGAAATCATCGGCGAAAGCATTATGAACGGGCCCATTATGACAGGCCCCCTAGAATCTTCTAGTAGCGTTATCACGGAATCCTCCAGCAGCAATACCGCTTTAGCAAGTAGCAGTTCCGATGGTAAAGACGGCCTGACCACCGTATTAAGAACAAATTCACAAATTACGGTACAGGGAAAGTCCATCCAGCTGAACCATATATCTGGAACCGTTGAAGTATTTGACCTGAACGGCAATCTGGTAAAACGTTCTGTTTCTAACGGATTCCTTGAACTCCAGATGAAACTGCCTGGCGTGTATATTGTAAAAACAAATTTAACCACCCAGAAAGTGATCCTCAAATAA